GTCGGTGAACGCGAGCTTGCCCCGCTCGCGGCCCACGGACAGGACGCCGCGCGTGTGCCCGGGGTCGCCCAGGGGCAGGGCGGCGAACGGCCCGATGGTGGCCGCGGCGGCACCGATCGCCGGGGTGGTCCGCGGGTCGGCGGCGGCGTCGACCGTGACGACCGGGAGGCCGGAGTCGAAGACCTCGGCCGCGAACGACCCGTCGGGCGGGATGAGCGTGCCCCGCGCCGCGCGGTCGCCGAACGCCGCCCGGACCACCAGCCCGTCCTCGCCGGGGACGCTGAGGGCGGCGACGTCGGCGCCCGCGACCTGGGCCGCGTGCTGGGCGATGAGGTCGAGCACGTCGTCGGGCGAGTCGCCGGCGAGCAGCCGCCGCGAGATCTCGTCGCTCGCGACGGCCCACCGCTCGCGCAGACGGGCGTCGTCGTACAGGCGCGCGTTCTCGATGGCGATGCTCGCCGCCGCAGCGAGCGCCTCGACGCGGCGCTGGTCCGCGTCGGTGAAGTCGCCGCCCCCGCGCTTGGACGTGAGGTAGAGGTTGCCGAACGGCGCGTCGTGGACGCGCAGCGGCACCCCGAGGAAGGTGTCCATCTCGGGATGGCGGGCGGGGAAGCCGGCGGCGCGCGGGTCGGTCCGCACGTCGCTGATCCGCAGGGGCCGCGGGTCACGGATCAGCTCACCCAGGATGCCCTGCCCGGTGGGGTGGTGGTCGAGCGCGCGGATCTCGTCCGCGGCCATGCCGACGGTGAGGAACTGGCCGATGCGACCGTCGGCGTCAAGGACGCCGAGCGCCGCGTAGCGGGCGTCGGTGAGGTCGGCGGCGGCCTGCACGAGCCGGTGCAGCGTGGTGCCGAGCTCGAGCCCGCGCCCGACGGCGAGGACGGCCTCGAGCAGCACGTCGACGCCGCTGCGACTCTCGGGCTGCATCGCCTCCACGATCACACCGTAGCGGCGGCACGTCCCGCCGCGACGGGACCTTGGGCACCAGGGTGCGGGACCCGTGGCCCTGGGGCGGGGTGGCGGTGCGACTGTGCACTGGGGGCAGGGAGGTCGTCATGGTCACGTGGAGGCAGGGCGTCGTCGTCGGGGTGGACGGCTCGGAGGAGGGATACCGCGCGCTCGACTGGGCGGCA
The Xylanimonas cellulosilytica DSM 15894 DNA segment above includes these coding regions:
- a CDS encoding GAF domain-containing protein, producing the protein MQPESRSGVDVLLEAVLAVGRGLELGTTLHRLVQAAADLTDARYAALGVLDADGRIGQFLTVGMAADEIRALDHHPTGQGILGELIRDPRPLRISDVRTDPRAAGFPARHPEMDTFLGVPLRVHDAPFGNLYLTSKRGGGDFTDADQRRVEALAAAASIAIENARLYDDARLRERWAVASDEISRRLLAGDSPDDVLDLIAQHAAQVAGADVAALSVPGEDGLVVRAAFGDRAARGTLIPPDGSFAAEVFDSGLPVVTVDAAADPRTTPAIGAAAATIGPFAALPLGDPGHTRGVLSVGRERGKLAFTDVVIEALQGFAAQAAVALELAERRRDAARLAVVRDRHRIARDLHDLAIQRLFATGLGLQGVARRLERADDADDAARVWAAVDEVDETIGLIRTTIRGLQPSGDDPRRVGVRSRAIAEVEAAARALGFPPALRFEGPVDALVPPDTADHLVAVVRESLSNVARHAHATRTDVLLTAGDELTVTVSDDGVGIAAGTTLSGLANLRTRARELGGTLTIAAGADGRGTRLRWQVPLPTSG